The genome window ttcagtctaataaaataatgttaactcaaacgtaatgggaaaagcaggctacagctaaattaagacttcacagtaataacaataaagacaagtattgagtgattgtattttaaatgagcacaagtaaagtagaactgacgtaacagctgttatatatgttaggtgtttgttatatatgtcaacgtttattttcaagttttattttgagggtcttttaaagttattacatgctgtctcagctagcagttagccgaattagctgttagctaaactaacgttagcttgcctgtggaggctaacggcagaccgctacaatcagctagcggttagccgaattagttgttagctaaactaacgttagcttggctgtcgaccggaagcgtggaacagatcgtgcagtgttgTAAATCCttgtacaaccgcgcatgcgcgaacattttgcgcatgtgcagaacggatcgtgcaggcagaacggaacGTGTACCGACACACACTTCTAACGCTGCTcgcttctcttctcttcttcttcttcttcttcttcttcttcttcttcttcttgtgtttttgaATGGCGGTTGGCAACCAGCTTTTTGGAGCATTACCGCCACCATCTGGACTGGAGTGTGGATCAAAAGGTCAACCTACACTTTCTTAAATCCTTTTTAATAACCCAGTTatcttcaaaaaagaaaacaaaaaataaaaactaatttcaCCTGATCCTTTTTGCGGTATATCATGTAAATTTAATGTCATCTGGTTTTCTCCCAGTTGTGAAATCAATCTTTGTCTGGCTTGATGGTATTTAGGACAATACATAATTACATGCTCTATGGTCTCTTGACTATCGCAATATTCACACATTCCATCAACATGCTTtttcattataaataatgttctaTTTAATCCTGTATGTCCTAGCCTCATCCTGGACACCACATCTTCTTCTTGCTTACTTCTGTATGTATTCCTGTTCTTCCCCACTTTTCCTTGAATTCTATACAGGTGTCTCCCAGACTGTTCATTATCCCACAAAAACtgccattttttatttgttttagctTTAATTATACTCTTGACTTcagctttactgtatttaatatcCACCTCTATATCAGGCAGCTCTGCTGCTTTCTTTGCATACTTATCTGCCAATTCATTACCTCCTACACCTATATGGGCAGGTACCCATATAAATGTAGTACTAATACCGGACTTAATCAGATTGTTAGCTAGTTGCATTATTTCATACACTATGTCCTGTCTAGACTCAGAGTGAAGAAACTTAATGCTTGTCAAAGCTGAGCTGGAGTCTGAGCCAATCACAGCTTGCTTAGGTCTATTGCTCTCTACCCACATCAAGGCCATCCATATTGCTAACAGTTCTGCTGTGTATACAGCTAAATCATCATTAATTCTTTTAGCAGATCCAATGTTTAATTGAGGGATAACATAAGCAATTCCCATTTTCGTATCCGTCTTCTTAGATGCATCAGTGTATATAATGACTCCTTCTTTATATTTCCTTGAAATGTATCTCTGTACCCTGTAATGATCCACTTCATTAACCTCCTTTTCCCCCAATAAGCCTAAGTCCACTGGAACCTCTGACAAAAGCCAAGGAGGAACAACTGGATAAACAACTGAAGGGCTTATTTTCAGTGCACTGATTCCCATCATTATTACCTTCTGCCTTATTGTCCATCCAAAACTTTTAATTAGGTCATTCTCTCTTTCTTGACATTGCCATAGAACTGACTGACTCAAATGTTTGTCACCATGACCCCTCAAAATCGCCCAGTACACAAGAGACAATTGGTCTCTTCTAAGATGGAGAGGCATCTCCCCCATCTCTACCTGAACTGCTGCCACTGGAGTGGTCTTAATTGCCCCACAACAAAGCCTCAAACCTTGATTTTGAATGACATCTAACTTCTTTAATGATGTTTTAGCAGCTTACCCATACACTATACACCCATAATCAAATACCGATCTCATCAGCCCTGTATAAATGGATTTCAAAGCAGGTCTGCTTGCATCCCATTCTACTCCACGCAAACATCTCATCACATTCAACACTCTCTTGCATTTATCTATAATGTTTTGAATATGCATTGTCCAAGTCAGTTTTTTGTCAAACCAAATACCCAAATATTTGAAGAATTCCACTCGTTCTAACTCTGTCCCAGATAACTTGATTTTCATATTCATACGTATTTTCTTCCTACAGAAGAATAAAGTCTTTGTTTTATCTATAGAGAACCTAAATCCCCATTGAACAGCCCATTCTTGGACTTTGTTTACTGCCTGCTGCATCTTATCCACTACAAAATCTATATTTCTTCCCTTTTTCCACATTGCTCCATCATCTGCAAACAATGCTACCCCAACTGAATTTTGTATATCCTTAAAAATATCATCAATCATTATTGAAAATAATAGTGGACTGATAATGCTCCCTTGTGGGACACCATTTTCCACATTGTAGCTCTTACTTAGTTCcccatttattttaacttgAATAGTTCTGTCAGATAAAAACCCTTTTATCCACTGGAACATCCTTCCCTTTATTCCCAATATTCTTAACTTAATCAGCATACCATCTTTCCACAACATATCATATGCCTtttcaatattaaaaaatactgCCACTACAGTTTCTTTATTCACCTGAGCCTTCCTTACTGTATCTTCTAGGTATACAATGGGATCCATGGTACCTCTACCTTTCCTGAAACCACTTTGATAATTTTGCATTAAGCCTTTATGTTCCATCCAATATGTAAGCCTGTCATTTATCATCCTCTCCATAGTTTTCCCCATCTGAGACGTTAAAGCAATCGGCCTATAGTTATTCGCTATTTGAGGATCTTTCCCAGGTTTCCTAATAGGAATGATTATAGATTCCTTCCAGGTTCTAGGAATGCAACTATTTATCCATACTTTATTATACATACTCAACAACACATCCTTCCCCTTATCACTTAAGTTCTCCAACATGGAATAACAGATTTTATCTTTCCCTGGAGATGACTTACCTAATTTCCTCAATGCCTTATTGAGTTCAGACTTTGTAAATAATACATCCAACACACCTCCTCCACTATCCTCATCGTCAAACACATACTGCTATGTTTTAAGTGTTTCTTCTCTACCTCTCTTTTCTTCATGACCTAAATTTCCTGTGCTGTGCACTTTAGCTAAAGTTTTTGCCATAACCTCTGCTTTTTCTTTACTActagcagtgttgggcaagttacttccaaaatgtaatacattatagattactagttactgtcatttgagagtatttagttatattacaatattactgtctctgaattgtaatgcgttacactacttttgcattacttttgagttactttcaccaaaataacaggggaagtttgatttggcagctagcttgtgaatttcaccaccggatcaataaagtctcgtctttatccactttaatacatcatagattattcatattttgtataattaatataaatatgcaaagtaactaaagctatacaaaatagataagtaaaacatataataggcaagtaggagaaaatgaaaatactcaaaagtatggcattgttgtaaaatgtttgtttatagcacttcaataagaaattcatgttgtttaggttaaaacactaaaggaaatgttctttttatagtgtgattaaaactcactattaacattatttacaatacttgatttacagctgatttgtgaaaaggtagcctacacaaccttatttaatttagttttactgcgaaccgtcaaaggaagtgcttttattttgaagtaggctacacggaagttgtctgttgtgtagcctactcttgctagcttactgagatgcaacatgtccgtcaggctccagttgttcactttcttgtttgtaaaactgcaacatattgaacagtaaatggtcacagtaaaagacaagcgtttttggtcgtcattcgaagccattccactacaggcagagttactctccacggctgataaaaatgcaatgatatttacgtgtagcaagcctcaacattaattcccgagatgtttatatctgtcagccgctgacgtaccgtcacctgttgggacatacatgctgtccgtaccgtctctggttctagctctgaccacgggaacagaaacaggacagctcacttcaacgcagcgtaataactccttaaaataatatccatctcgcaaatgtatttgtctctgcagtcatctcaaccatcgaatacagcgacaggaaaataatacggctttttttttttcctgtgaagaaatgtgtcgcggtgttggtgaattcttaaaaaaaccaatgcaccactaaatgttgcgttaaaatgcattgtaactcgcgttactgagattgtaacgagtataatattaccgaaatttaattagtaatgcgttatattactgcgttacagcaaaaaggaatacattactgtaattgcgttacttttgtaacgcgttactcccaacactgactACTAGTGATAGTTCTTTGCCCCTCAATAAGCATTGGATATCCATATTCCCTTCCATtccctttcatttttttaatcatgttcCAAATTCTGTCCACTGTAGTTCGACCAATAGAATCACAGAACTGTTTCCAGTGATCTTTTTTTGCTTGTCTTATTGTTTTCCTGACTATTGCCTGCGATCTTTTATATCGAACTAAATTCTGAAAATTATGTGTTCTCTTTAACTCTTTAAACGCTCTATTTCTATCTTTTATTACTTCCTTACAGTCTTTCGACCACCATGGtactattttatttaatgtcttAGGCTTAGTTTTTGGAATAGAAACTCCTGCTGCAACAATTATACCACTGCTAATTTCACAACATAATTTCTCGATATCATGATCATTATCAATAGATATCAATAATTCATCACTAACTTCTCTATATTTATCCCAATCTGCTTTATCTAAAATCCATCTCTCTTCTCTTATGTCATGTTCCTTTCTTAATTCCACTCCTATCTGAATTCTAATAGGATAGTGATCACTTCCTACTGTATTTTCCCCCAATACCTCCCAAGTACATTTAACTGCAACTGTCTTTGTGACAATAGTAAGATCTATTGCTGTCTCTGTACCCCTTGCCACGTCTATTCTGGTACCAGAACCATCATTCAGACATACCAACTCTTTCTCTTCCATAAATTCTTCAATTACATTTCCATTAACatcatccctctctccccatAATGTACTATGTGCATTAAAATCCCCACACCAAACAATTCTCCCTGTCAAATCCTTCCAAATGTCCTCCAGATGTTTCATCTCCATTTTCCTGCATGGATTATAAAAGTTTATAATTGTCACCTTCTCCTCGCTCATCCTTACTTTTGTAACTATGTACTCCAAGTCATTCCCTGTCTTTATCTCCCTATATTGAAGCCCTCTTTGTATAAACATTACAACTCCTCCTCCTTTACCTATTTCCCTATCCCTTCTTATAGAATTATACCCCTTTATTACAAAATCCAACCTAGGTACTAGCCAAGTTTCCTGTACACAAATTATATTAGGTTTGTCTTTAAAACTGTCGACATATGTCTTGAATTCTTGACCATTTGCTATTAAACTCCTAGCATTCCACTGGAGTATAATTAAAACCATTATGTATCCCCAACCCATGTCTGAGATTGTTGTGCTTCATCATTAAGAATGTCTCTTACTCTTTCCCAAGGCATTCCCTTTGCATCCAAGTATTTTTCGGCAGacttaacaattattttaattcttTCAGTTCTACTACTGGTCTGTGCCGAACAATTGATTATCTCAGCCATGAAGAGCACAAAATCACCTTTACTCACAATCAATGTCTCTTCTTTCAATTTATCACACTTTACACATTCCCCTACAACTTCAGTCCTAGTCTTTATTGCCTTGGACTACTTTAACTCGCTGAACCTCCTGCATTCTTTTATTAGTCTCACATCCACCATATGCTGCGCTATGTTCTCCTCCACAATTACAACATTTTGGTTTTGCCCCTTCTTCACATTTTCCGTATTCATGTTCACCATTGCATTTGCTACATCTTTGTTTTCCCTTGCATATCGCAGCTACATGCCCATATCTTTGGCATTTAAAACACCGCAGTGGTGGAGGGATGTAAACCCTGACATCATAACTCATGTAGCCAATTAATACCTTTTCTGGGAGTTTCTCTTCCTCAAAAGTTAACAAGACTGAAAGACTGTCACATATATTTCCATTCCATCTTGTCTTTAGTCGTTTTGCCTCCCTGACTTTAACATTATTCCTTCTTTCACTGAATCCACTGACTCACTTAGAGGAATCCCTGAGATTACACCCCTAACAAGTTTCTTGTCAAACGCCATTGAACACTTCACTCACTGtccatttaatttatttatctttattgctTTCTGTTGTTGTTCCACAGTTCTACACATTACCAGTAAGGAACCATTTCTCAATTTTTTAGCACTCCTTACCTCCCCAATATCTTTATGTAGAGCTTTGGTTAGTAGGATTGGACTCCACTTATCAAAAGTAGTCCCTTCTTGCAACAGTTTGATAAATACCTTAAACTCATCTTCACTCCTTTTCACCGTAATTGTTCCTTTATCACTGTCACTAGCATCCGACTTATCCCTGTCTTTATTTTTgcgtttctttttaactacttTCCACGCTTCCACATTCCCGCGTCCAACATCCATCTCCCCATCCTCACTTCCTGATCCGTCACTTCCTAACCCCTGACCATTCACAGTCCAGTTGTTACCAACCGCCCGAAGCTCACGGTCAATGGACAAACGTCTACGCTCCTTTCCTCCAGAAGCAGCCATTTTTCCCCTATCGCTCGCTTCTCTCCTGAGGGTCCTAGCAACTTGATGTGGGCGTCACTCTATTCCCTGAGTTCTAAGGTTTCCATGGATACCTggtattgaccctttgcaaacacgtcacacgaccacgtgacggcgccatgacggacggcggaagcacaggctaaacagtagtggacgagcgggaagtttcatagtttcaatcagtttgaaatacataacactaaataaactgtatttgtggctttatatggcttcttctattgaacaacaagttgtcgtgccgttatcggtcgaggtagggcatctggtaggtgctcacaaagagcagtatttggagaagttggagatagcaggattggataccgacccttaattcgttctccctccgttttcacggacctcattaaatcacagagtctgcccgacttcagtccacacgatctgtaccactatgtggtaaacgggatatccccatatactggtgctgatctcaaagcttttaaaagtctggatgctaaccagttctttgtagctggctgggttagaggtacgtgatgctacgctaacggcggggggaggtacctcataatggcaaagataagacatcaatctagggtttattttgtattaacatctattctttacttaaaaggacaactccgggcaatttttacgttaatcttgatcgctatagctacgcgagtactttcgatagaaaaaaccccgaccggaatcagtgcaggtaacacggagacgCTActgctacgtactacaagcatccactgagctaaaacggcagtggtcggggcaagttttagagtgcctttgtgcctcttaacagacacaaaatgcaattaatatgtctgtgccacatgaacagggcccttacgtgtcaacaagatgcttTTTCAACTCaggcattgtttaaattcacctaccctggtccctgtctcgatcctgctggtagctagcttgccctgctagctgatagccgttagctgccgtccggtgagtattcagacaggcttctgtgataatcatcccaataatactccgcggagcggcggtggtgtggctatgtcctccagaggacaggtcatgtcacgtcttgaagtttattcccccctaaaaaaaaacagtagtgtggtagtagctggacgacactcaccggacggcagctagcagctaacggctatcagctatcagctagcagggtaagctagctaccagcaggatcgagacagggaccagggtaggtgaatttaaacaatgcctgagttgaaaacgcatcttgttgacacataagggccctgttcatgtggcacagacatattaattgcattttgtgtctgttaagaggcacaaaggccccgaccactgctgttttagctcagtggacacttgtagtacgtagctgcagcttctccgtgttacctgcactgattcgggtcggggttttttctatcgaaagtactcgcgtagcatagcgatcaagactaacgtaaaaattgaccggaattctcctttaagtaaagatttatataacaagtagcccatgtttttagaggacatggtcggtcgtggctacccataccgttgttcactgggtgtgccaatgcaacttcctagctaatggatgcctgaaaaTATCCCAGCTcttggaagtgcagtcattaattatctatcacacgttaatccatgcagtaaatcacggagtgtctatgatcagtagtaaccacacataattgtaacatctagccatcttcttatctgtgattatattcgctgcgtagcctatgtttagatttgaccggtggatatttcgacgcgatgggcagcagctagcgagccgtccaaagctagctgcagctagctcgtcagctagccggggtaggagctccgcagacccgcatttaactcgtttttgaagctagtttccatgccatgtcatctttaatttaaccgatatttttttgtatgagtgttaagttaaatgatcaatggaacagctttcttttttggatatgtagctaggtcagtgaataaccgatgttagctagttatgtgggtcatcaacgggttggacctgttagctggttagcacggcagctagctggttgaggatcattttagttatcactcatttccatttgaaacagaaaggcaatacatacacatgcttgtgttggtgaggattactctgcacattgtgaaagtgagaacacaaacacgaacgaaaacgtacgagtttagattgccgtccatctacagcagcggttcccaaacttttttccTGCCCACCCCCTTCTATGTCCCAACCGGGTTGGCGCACCCCCAATccccacttcaaaaaaaaaacgcaacaaAGCTTTGTTTTATCGCCATATAAAGACTCATGTTTAATCATGCGCAAATAACCAGAACACGCATGACAATAACAACATCAACAAAGTTTCAATATAATGCAACAAAGCTACCAATAGCTTCCACTTTTAAGAGGACAAGTGACAGACACAGGCTCAGTAACAGAAAGCACGGTTATTTTCAGCCGCGTAAAAGAAACATTGCAGCAATAGGCTAAGCCTATTAAATGACCGTGGAGCtagcttcatcatcatcatcataacacAACGGTTATGGAAATTAGAACGACAGTACATTGAATTAAATTGCACAGGAATCACGTCCAACTTTTTTGCCTCTGTCTCTCCAATCATACACTCCACCATCTCTTTGGCCGCTGGCAAACACACGTCTTCAGCAATTGTGTGCGGCAGCCCCTTTCTCCCTACTCTGTAACTGAGCAGATATGAAGCCCGTAATGCGTCTTTCGTAGACCCAACGCATGAAtgaaactgctttttttttttgggcttttctgcaaCTCCTCCaactttgctttaaaaaatgtaagggGCTTTTGACTTAAATTGCCATGTTTCGTGTGCAGGTGACGACGGAGATAAGACGGCTTCAGACAGCTGTTTGCTAGAACAGACCCAGATAATTGTCATcatatttccttcttttttttccccgtcTGGTGTTCACCCTCATCACCTCTTTTTTGCcatctccttccctcctcttcgGTTTCCTCCGGCGCATCTTCTGACTCCCgctcattttctttctctattctctccgtctctgttgCCTCCAAATCCTCACTCTCTCTtggtccctctcctcctttgtGACTAACAACTTTATCATAAGACTTCCCACTTGACAGTTTCCCTGATTTCAGCCAGTTaagcatatttataatatatatatggaatgaatgaaatgagttggcacacatgtagcctagcggCTGCAGTGCATAAAAGAAGAGCAGTGCGTAGAAGAAGACAGCTGCTGTCTTCTTCTACGTTTCTATCAAAAACTAAtaaattatagttttttttatttaaaataaaagcgaTTACAAAGGAAATGTTtactgttcatgtttttttattgtatggaaaaatcccacttaaaaaaacagaccGCCATTACATTTTTCCTCTCGCGCACCCCCTGGTGGCAGCTCGCGTACCCCTGGGGGTGCGCGTACCACACTTTGGGAATCCCtgatctacagcatagctcttccgccgtccgtcatggcgttcataattcgcgcgagtggagcgtgacgtcacgtgcaaagggtcaataagCCGATCGGTGCAGGTTTGgctgtgatacaccaataagAAAGCTGAAGTCTCCTCTGACGCGTTTGGGCCCACGTGGAAATGAtcgacatttgctcggaccagttagatttaaatgctCTAAGACCCGTCTACATTTgtagccaatgagcagacaagtcGATAGATACCAAATGTGCCAgtgaaattttaaccctgtaatggctggagctgtgtcaaagcaaaaacagggcctcctataagcatttcacaccctgtgcagtttataatgacttctttctatatatttatgtatatagttatttcaagtatgtgtatgattgatgtggatgtgtttgtgtatttgagaagtgttttattttgtattttattggcttttttctttgcacttttcaaatggaaatcagaaaaacgcacagacatataggtagaaaaaaattcatataaaatcaatttttgagtcttttggcttctgggttttttctgtagtaagctgagacatgtggctaatgtcCTGGATTGTATGTCAGATGGAATATGTgttcacagcagtgtattttaatcattttacagatgtatgacttggacggaaatagaaaccctccattctagcctctgtaactctgtgtcagtaaggcctagaatcaccctgacacttggaacaaaaaacttgagtgttttctttccagtgataccaggcacatccctgagtgtcaaagtatatgggagctgtaccaattttaatttgggtatgacgtttagaccaaaaagcttgaaaatgcagGCGACTCTTAAGACGTTGATTGATGGTGAATTGTTATTTTAGCATTTAATGATCTCCAAGAACAGCAGAAATATTCCAACTCAGTTACCAATGAAAGCCATAACTATGTGTCGttgaaagatgtttttttaatttcatataAGCACATTTACATTTAGCATTATTTAGATGACACTCGGTATAAAGATTATTTacaaaacacatgaaaattgCATGCTACCAGGCTGGGGAAGATTTGGGGCATTTCAGCCAGAAAAACTACCTGGCCATCAGGTGTTTCTTAGTGTTTTTCTTAGGCCTCAAGAGAATGATGAAACATTTGGGGGCAAAAATGCAGAGCAGTAAAGCATAGCTAGAGGCCAGGATTGCAAAAACCTCCACAGCAACAGTGTATTTCCCAGGAGAGCTAACGTAAGCAGGGACAAAGGCCACCCAGACAGCACAGAATATCAGCATGCTGAAGGTGATCAGTTTGGCCTCATTGAAGTTGTCAGGGAGTTTCCGAGCAAAAAAGGCCAAGAGAAGGCAGGTGCAGGCCAACAAACCAATGTAACCTAGAACCAGAGAGAAGCCCACCACAGAGGCCATAGCGCACTCCagggtgacctttgacccctgaAAACCCAGATCACGTTGAGGCACAGGAGGGCTGAGGGACAGCCATGTGGCACAAATGATAATCTGTATGAAATGTAAACACATGTAAGGGTTATTTTTTTATAAGTGTAATAATGTTCTCATCATTTAGTCAATAACAAATATTCACACCTGTATAGATGTAAAGAGGCAAACACTTCCTCTCTGTTGGCCTGGACCAAACCACTTCATCAATGCTTCAGCACCAGGCCGAGCTGAGCGGAAAACAGCAAGAACTACTATGGTTTTGACCAGGAGGCAGGAAACACAAAGTACAAAGCTGATCCCAAAAGCTGCCTGCTGGAACCGACAAGCCCAGACTGATGGACGACCAATGAACACCAGTGAGCACAGGAAGCAGCGCTTCAGTGACAGGAGAAGCAGGAAGCTCAGTTCTGAATTGTTGGCTCGTACCTTGATGTGAATCAGATTAACAGACAAATATGTGGCCATTTAAACAATACAGTACCGTTTcataaacaaaccaaaaatatgaaagaaagaaataaatgtaaaggaattttaaatgaaaacaacaaaCTCTTTGTTAAATATTTTTAGATTCTCACCATAGGTGTTTGACGGTAGTAAAGAAAAACCACAAATacagctgttgtcaccacagTACCAGACACAGCTGCTGTAGTCAGGGTAATTCCCAAGGTTTCATTAAAGGAAAGGAAGTCCAGCTGGCGAGGGATGCACGCAGTTCGTTTAGCATTGGACCAAAACTCTAATGGACAACGCTCACAGTGAAGGGAACCTgggagaagagaagaagagagggaagaaaaataaaacacaaagggGAAAATTAAAGTTGTCTTTATGGAGTAATTTCCTTACCATGTTGATTGCTAATCTCCCCATCAGCACATGGGATACAGTCAAAGCAGCAGAGAGGTTCTCCTTTCCTGCTGGCCTTTCGGGTGCCTGGGGGGCAGCTCTCACTGCACACTGAAGTAGGCACCTAAACAACAAGACAAATAATATTCTCAACGACATAATATTGTGACTCGAAACAGGCGTTTATTTCAACCTCAAATTTGTTTGTAGCCTTGACACCACTTGTCGATGTGACCACCTGATTGGATCCGGTGCTCCACTGAATATTTGACTGGTTGAGGTGGAGGTCAAACCCGTCCACACGACCAATCAAAACAAGTTTGAGTGACCCCTCAGGGGTGTTCTGCCAGTTGACAAAGTCATACTTTGCTGGAGCGTCACCACCTTGAAAGTAAAACATTTCCCCCTGTGGTGTGGTGAAATGCAGGTTGTTCAAGTGCTGCAACAGCTGAAAGCAACAAATGTTGAAGAGACCGttgatatttaaaaacaaatctgtcTACAAAAAAAATGCACTTACACTATGAATATTACAATATTCAGTTAAAAAATTTAAAGAACTATGAGTGTTGTGGATGAG of Sander lucioperca isolate FBNREF2018 chromosome 5, SLUC_FBN_1.2, whole genome shotgun sequence contains these proteins:
- the LOC116047589 gene encoding extracellular calcium-sensing receptor-like; its protein translation is MAFAVEEINRNNILLPGVKLGYRIFDSCVRYPWALQAALSLVAGDEHSCNVTASTSRTAAGETSAGGQPVPLLIGDAASTTTIFLSRILGSLSVPFLLQHLNNLHFTTPQGEMFYFQGGDAPAKYDFVNWQNTPEGSLKLVLIGRVDGFDLHLNQSNIQWSTGSNQVPTSVCSESCPPGTRKASRKGEPLCCFDCIPCADGEISNQHGSLHCERCPLEFWSNAKRTACIPRQLDFLSFNETLGITLTTAAVSGTVVTTAVFVVFLYYRQTPMVRANNSELSFLLLLSLKRCFLCSLVFIGRPSVWACRFQQAAFGISFVLCVSCLLVKTIVVLAVFRSARPGAEALMKWFGPGQQRGSVCLFTSIQIIICATWLSLSPPVPQRDLGFQGSKVTLECAMASVVGFSLVLGYIGLLACTCLLLAFFARKLPDNFNEAKLITFSMLIFCAVWVAFVPAYVSSPGKYTVAVEVFAILASSYALLLCIFAPKCFIILLRPKKNTKKHLMAR